In Spinacia oleracea cultivar Varoflay chromosome 5, BTI_SOV_V1, whole genome shotgun sequence, a single window of DNA contains:
- the LOC110789431 gene encoding transcription factor bHLH167, with protein MKRSNENASSSSSKQPQTNSRSLMNQLCSNLTSIIPPPHFPNSSLGMLSQADQIEQATNYIMGLRERVDNLNKTKEQLQMMVLNQEGASSSSNNDATMAANSRLLPIIEIKELGCNLEVQLVMDFENNIMLHEVIRVLEEEGAEVVNATSSTSGNNIVHTLHAKVRNFISIYFWPC; from the exons ATGAAAAGGAGCAACGAGAAcgcttcttcatcttcatcaaaGCAACCGCAGACAAATAGTCGATCTCTTATGAATCAACTTTGTTCCAATCTCACTTCCATTATTCCTCCTCCACATTTTCCAAACTCCTCACtg GGAATGTTATCTCAAGCTGATCAGATAGAACAAGCAACAAATTACATAATGGGATTAAGGGAAAGAGTTGACAACTTAAACAAGACAAAAGAGCAACTTCAGATGATGGTTTTAAACCAAGAAGGTGCTTCATCATCTAGCAATAATGATGCAACAATGGCGGCGAATTCCAGATTATTACCCATCATTGAAATAAAAGAGCTGGGTTGTAATCTAGAGGTGCAATTAGTGATggattttgaaaataatattatgttACATGAGGTTATTAGGGTTCTTGAGGAAGAAGGAGCTGAAGTTGTAAATGCTACTTCTTCCACTTCTGGGAATAACATTGTCCACACTCTCCATGCCAAGGTAcgtaattttatttcaatttatttCTGGCCTTGTTGA